The following proteins come from a genomic window of Nitrospirota bacterium:
- a CDS encoding PBP1A family penicillin-binding protein yields MKRNQKLILKKITLILVILIIAGGVAGGVGLYIASRNLPRVESLREYRPSLVSRIYSDDNKIIGEYFIEKRVLVPYKAIPVYLKQAVVSVEDDAFYSHQGLDYKGIARAFWVNLISLDIKQGGSTITQQLARSLFLTPEQTILRKLKEAILARRIEAILSKDQILEIYLNQIYLGRGAYGVQSASQIYFGKDVRYLNLSESALLASIIRSPRLYSPYLYPDRVKMRQKFVLKKMVDEGYINEDEYKKAFKEDIFLKKYEKREEIAPYFTEYIRQYLVSVYGVEKVFKGGLNVYTTINYNLQKAATSSVKNGLRALDKRQGYRGPIVHKSRTEIQEWLEGSIGALTQDDILPGDIVEGIVIGVEDAFATIKAGRLTGRISMDNMLWARKRLSGTGFKKATYLKDDSTVRDILLVGDVVYVKVISITDEKNVVFGLEQEPLAEGALLSIDPANGYVRAMVGGFDFKRSEFNRAIQSHRQPGSAFKPFVYGAALDNGFTAATVIDDAPISYSIPGWNKDWTPENYDGKFYGPMTLRDALAYSRNVVTIKLAEKTGIDNVISFANRMGIKSNLERNLSLALGSSGVSLFELVNAYGVFANQGIRVEPMFIKYITDNNGRILERSTPAAEEVLSSQTAYIMTSMLEDVIQKGTGRRARGLGGAAAGKTGTTNNYSDAWFVGYTSNLVTGAWVGFDDMRSLGHGETGSRAALPIWIDYMQVALSQIPPSYFPIPEDIMFVKIDPYNGLVAPPNFTDFQVEIFKKGTEPVEVSKTSVHRPARYMLDDETAD; encoded by the coding sequence TTGAAACGTAATCAAAAGTTGATATTAAAGAAAATAACTCTTATTCTTGTAATTCTGATCATCGCCGGCGGAGTTGCCGGAGGGGTTGGATTATATATTGCCAGTCGTAATCTTCCTCGTGTAGAGTCCCTGAGGGAGTACAGGCCAAGTCTTGTAAGCCGCATATATTCAGACGATAATAAGATAATAGGAGAATATTTTATAGAGAAGCGGGTACTTGTTCCATATAAGGCAATTCCGGTCTACCTTAAACAGGCTGTTGTCTCTGTCGAAGATGATGCATTTTACTCTCATCAGGGATTAGACTACAAGGGGATAGCGCGGGCTTTCTGGGTAAATCTTATTTCTCTCGATATAAAACAGGGAGGCAGCACTATTACTCAGCAGCTTGCACGCTCTCTTTTTCTAACGCCGGAGCAGACTATATTAAGAAAGCTCAAAGAGGCTATTTTGGCGAGAAGGATTGAGGCTATATTATCCAAGGACCAGATATTGGAGATTTACCTTAATCAGATATATCTTGGCCGTGGCGCCTACGGTGTCCAGTCTGCATCACAAATATATTTTGGAAAAGATGTAAGGTATCTTAACCTGTCTGAGTCAGCGCTCCTGGCAAGTATAATTCGTTCTCCCCGCCTCTATTCACCGTATCTTTATCCGGACAGAGTAAAGATGCGGCAGAAATTTGTTTTAAAAAAGATGGTAGATGAAGGATATATTAATGAAGATGAGTACAAAAAGGCTTTTAAAGAGGATATATTCCTTAAGAAATATGAGAAACGTGAAGAAATTGCACCATACTTTACAGAATATATAAGACAGTATCTCGTTTCTGTTTATGGCGTAGAGAAGGTCTTTAAGGGTGGGTTGAATGTTTATACAACTATCAACTATAACCTTCAAAAAGCAGCTACTTCATCAGTAAAAAATGGTCTGAGGGCATTGGATAAAAGACAGGGATACAGGGGACCGATTGTGCATAAATCCCGCACTGAAATACAGGAGTGGCTGGAAGGCAGTATAGGGGCCTTAACTCAGGATGACATACTTCCGGGTGATATAGTGGAGGGTATCGTAATAGGTGTTGAAGATGCCTTTGCCACTATAAAGGCTGGAAGACTCACAGGCCGTATTTCAATGGATAATATGTTATGGGCAAGAAAGAGGTTAAGCGGCACCGGCTTTAAGAAAGCAACATATTTAAAGGATGACTCTACTGTACGTGACATACTTCTTGTTGGTGACGTAGTTTATGTAAAGGTAATAAGTATCACCGATGAAAAGAACGTTGTTTTTGGTCTTGAGCAGGAACCTCTTGCTGAAGGAGCGCTTCTTTCCATAGACCCGGCAAACGGATATGTCCGTGCTATGGTCGGAGGGTTTGACTTCAAACGCAGTGAATTTAACAGGGCAATACAGTCACACAGACAGCCCGGCTCTGCATTCAAGCCTTTTGTCTATGGTGCGGCTTTAGACAATGGATTTACAGCGGCTACAGTAATTGACGACGCCCCGATTAGTTACAGCATCCCAGGCTGGAATAAAGACTGGACGCCTGAGAATTATGACGGTAAATTTTATGGTCCCATGACATTAAGGGATGCACTCGCTTATTCACGGAATGTTGTAACAATCAAATTGGCGGAGAAAACCGGTATAGATAATGTAATAAGTTTTGCAAACAGAATGGGGATCAAAAGCAATCTTGAAAGAAATCTCTCTCTTGCCCTTGGATCTTCAGGTGTGTCGCTGTTCGAACTTGTTAATGCGTATGGTGTATTTGCGAATCAGGGTATTCGGGTGGAACCAATGTTTATAAAGTATATTACGGATAATAATGGGAGGATACTTGAACGGTCAACGCCGGCTGCAGAGGAAGTACTATCAAGTCAGACGGCATATATTATGACCAGTATGCTTGAGGATGTCATTCAAAAGGGGACAGGCAGGCGCGCACGCGGACTGGGAGGCGCTGCCGCAGGTAAAACCGGGACTACAAATAATTATTCTGATGCATGGTTTGTAGGTTATACATCAAATCTTGTGACAGGCGCATGGGTCGGATTTGATGACATGAGGAGTCTTGGTCACGGTGAGACAGGCAGCCGCGCTGCACTACCGATATGGATTGATTATATGCAGGTCGCATTGAGTCAAATTCCACCTTCATATTTCCCCATTCCTGAAGACATTATGTTTGTTAAGATTGACCCGTATAATGGACTTGTAGCCCCTCCTAATTTTACGGATTTTCAGGTTGAGATATTCAAGAAGGGAACTGAACCTGTTGAAGTGTCCAAAACTTCCGTCCATCGTCCTGCAAGGTATATGCTTGATGATGAGACTGCTGATTGA
- a CDS encoding SPOR domain-containing protein codes for MRHITNKKIKKRPFNKGLIVGVVLVLILTLTGAFALLRTKKAGGPVDLSPGNIYTGNREQKQEKLPEEDSNAINGESAKEESAKKDDFTFYKVLNSKEGDITPLEVEKPKEGISKPLPEKEPYEESHKNQSMEKIDRDILKKIESKDKEGIIYTVQIGALSQEKAANELSENLRGKGFAPYISKENSTGRAPVYKVRIGKFLSMVDAQDVAAVLKKEGYATYILKINVNE; via the coding sequence TTGAGGCATATAACCAATAAGAAAATAAAGAAAAGGCCATTCAACAAAGGTTTGATTGTTGGAGTTGTGCTGGTATTAATTTTAACTCTGACAGGTGCCTTTGCTCTCCTCAGGACTAAAAAGGCAGGTGGTCCGGTTGATTTATCGCCAGGCAATATTTATACGGGCAATAGAGAACAGAAACAGGAGAAACTTCCGGAAGAAGATAGTAATGCAATTAATGGTGAATCAGCAAAGGAAGAGTCTGCAAAAAAAGATGATTTTACATTCTACAAGGTACTTAATAGTAAAGAGGGCGACATAACACCTTTAGAAGTAGAAAAGCCAAAGGAAGGGATTTCCAAGCCTCTCCCTGAAAAGGAGCCATATGAAGAATCTCATAAAAATCAAAGTATGGAAAAGATTGACAGGGATATTTTAAAGAAGATTGAATCCAAAGATAAAGAAGGCATTATTTACACGGTTCAGATTGGGGCGCTCAGTCAGGAAAAGGCTGCGAATGAGCTTTCCGAAAATCTCAGGGGAAAAGGATTTGCACCATATATAAGTAAGGAAAACAGTACGGGCAGGGCTCCTGTCTATAAAGTAAGGATAGGTAAATTCCTGTCAATGGTAGATGCCCAGGATGTTGCAGCAGTTCTTAAAAAGGAAGGATATGCAACATACATACTGAAGATCAACGTCAATGAATAG
- a CDS encoding aspartate-semialdehyde dehydrogenase: MIKKDKYTVAVVGATGAVGKEMIQVLEERNFPVRTLRLFASERSAGETLTFLNRELTVELLQENIFNDIDIALFSAGEQISLQFAPVAARAGVVVIDNSSAFRMNPDVPLVVPEVNPAAVMRHKGIIANPNCSTIQMVVALKPLHDKARIKRIVVTTFQSVSGKGKEAMDELFEQTKSLLSFQEIKAEVFPHQIAFNCLPHIDSFLDNGYTKEEMKMVNETRKIFEDDSIRITATTVRVPVYVGHSESVNIETEEHISANEARAILSEASGVIVYDDPKRNIYPLPVDSAGRDEVFVGRIREDESVPNGLNLWVVADNLRKGAATNAVQIAEILTGKLNQAEATR; this comes from the coding sequence ATGATTAAGAAGGACAAATATACTGTGGCTGTGGTCGGTGCAACCGGGGCTGTCGGGAAAGAAATGATTCAAGTGCTTGAAGAACGCAATTTCCCTGTCAGGACATTGAGGCTCTTTGCCTCGGAAAGGTCTGCAGGAGAGACTCTGACCTTTTTAAACCGGGAACTCACTGTTGAGTTGCTTCAGGAAAATATATTTAATGATATTGATATAGCACTCTTTTCTGCAGGTGAACAGATAAGCCTTCAATTCGCGCCTGTTGCTGCCAGGGCAGGGGTTGTAGTAATTGATAACAGTTCTGCGTTCAGGATGAATCCTGATGTGCCATTGGTTGTCCCTGAGGTCAATCCAGCGGCAGTAATGAGGCATAAGGGTATAATAGCGAACCCCAATTGCTCGACTATTCAGATGGTCGTTGCGTTGAAACCCTTGCATGATAAGGCAAGGATCAAGCGGATCGTGGTTACTACATTTCAATCGGTTTCAGGAAAGGGGAAAGAGGCCATGGATGAGCTTTTCGAACAAACCAAGTCTCTTCTCTCATTTCAGGAGATCAAGGCTGAGGTCTTTCCACATCAGATAGCATTTAATTGTCTGCCCCACATAGATTCGTTTCTTGATAATGGTTATACAAAGGAAGAGATGAAAATGGTCAATGAAACCAGAAAGATATTTGAGGATGACAGTATAAGAATTACTGCTACAACCGTAAGGGTCCCGGTATATGTAGGTCATTCTGAGTCCGTCAATATCGAGACAGAAGAACACATTAGCGCAAATGAGGCCAGGGCTATCCTGTCTGAAGCGTCAGGTGTTATTGTATATGATGATCCTAAAAGGAATATCTATCCGCTGCCTGTTGATTCTGCCGGCAGGGACGAAGTATTTGTGGGAAGGATACGAGAAGATGAGTCTGTTCCAAACGGTTTGAATCTATGGGTAGTTGCAGATAATCTCAGGAAAGGCGCTGCTACAAATGCAGTGCAGATTGCAGAAATATTGACAGGTAAGTTAAATCAGGCGGAAGCTACCAGGTAA
- a CDS encoding cysteine desulfurase has protein sequence MKRIYLDNAATTPTRPEVIEAMQPFFKHCFGNPSSIHFFGKETSNAINEARSRVAQVLGSKDEEIIFVSGGTESDNLAIFGIAYANRDKGRHIITTAIEHNAVLEPCRFLEREGWKITYLPVSGDGLVDPDDVRKAITDETILISVMHANNEIGTIQPLREIGTIAKEKEVCFHTDAVQTFSHIPAKADELLADLLSFSSHKFYGPKGAGGLYVRKGTAISPYLYGGNQEFKLRAGTENVPAIVGMGKAVQMSMLEMDAQKSYVASLRDKLVRSLLEIEGVRLNGNESQRLPNNINVTIDYVDSEALIINLDFKGIAVSSGSACISAVKGPSHVLTAIGLSYEEARSAIRITLGKDNTEDELSYFLDVFKDVVNNLRDMSPVFQDRRLGSR, from the coding sequence ATGAAGCGGATATATCTTGATAATGCAGCGACAACTCCCACCAGACCGGAAGTGATAGAGGCGATGCAGCCATTTTTTAAACACTGTTTTGGTAATCCATCCAGTATCCATTTTTTTGGGAAAGAGACATCGAATGCCATAAATGAAGCACGTTCCAGGGTAGCACAAGTGCTTGGATCAAAGGACGAGGAAATAATTTTTGTCAGTGGCGGGACTGAGTCTGATAATCTTGCAATTTTTGGAATAGCATATGCCAACCGTGACAAAGGGCGGCATATTATAACTACGGCAATTGAGCATAATGCCGTCCTTGAACCATGCAGGTTTCTTGAAAGGGAAGGTTGGAAGATTACATATTTACCGGTTTCAGGAGATGGGTTGGTTGACCCTGATGATGTAAGAAAAGCCATAACAGATGAAACGATTCTGATATCCGTTATGCATGCAAATAACGAGATAGGTACTATACAGCCTTTAAGGGAGATAGGGACGATCGCAAAGGAAAAGGAGGTATGTTTCCATACAGATGCCGTACAGACATTTTCGCACATTCCGGCCAAGGCTGATGAGTTGCTCGCAGATTTGCTTTCTTTTTCCAGTCATAAGTTCTACGGTCCGAAAGGTGCCGGCGGGTTATATGTCAGGAAGGGCACTGCGATATCACCTTATCTCTACGGTGGTAATCAGGAATTCAAACTGCGTGCCGGTACGGAAAATGTACCTGCTATAGTCGGTATGGGGAAGGCAGTACAAATGTCTATGCTTGAGATGGATGCGCAGAAAAGTTATGTTGCTTCACTGAGGGACAAATTAGTCAGATCACTGCTGGAGATAGAAGGTGTGCGGTTAAATGGAAATGAAAGCCAACGATTACCAAATAATATTAATGTTACTATAGACTACGTAGATAGCGAGGCTTTAATTATTAATCTTGATTTCAAGGGCATAGCCGTGTCATCGGGATCAGCATGCATATCAGCCGTAAAAGGGCCGTCTCATGTATTAACCGCTATCGGTTTATCATATGAAGAGGCAAGAAGTGCAATTCGAATTACACTGGGGAAGGATAATACAGAAGATGAATTGAGTTATTTTCTCGATGTCTTCAAAGACGTAGTAAATAATCTCCGGGATATGTCTCCTGTATTTCAGGATAGGCGCCTGGGAAGCAGGTAG
- a CDS encoding phosphoglycerate kinase — MTNVLNKLTIRDVNIRNKRVFIRVDFNVPLNSELNITDDTRIRSALPTINYAIDEGAKIILASHLGRPKGKRNPALTLATVVKRLQRLLNKDVMFLDDCLGTEVENAINNMEPGDVVLLENLRFYPGEEGKDDEFAKKLAALADVYVNDAFGTSHRSHSSVVGITKYVRPAVAGFLVKKEIEYVDGVMANPARPFVAILGGAKVSGKLGMIDNLGKKVDKVIIGGGMAFTFLKAMGYEVGNSLVEPDMLDISIKIYNSARERGIKFYLPVDCVVAPNLEPGSETMIVPVQEIPKDWKALDIGPASVKLFTEAIANARTILWNGPMGVFEIDAFSRGTFAVAHAIAESYALTIVGGGDTANAVDKARESENMSFISTGGGAVLQMLEGKPLPGIMALDDKDAVI, encoded by the coding sequence ATGACAAATGTCTTAAATAAACTGACTATCAGGGATGTGAATATCAGGAATAAGAGGGTTTTTATAAGGGTGGACTTTAATGTTCCTCTGAACTCTGAGCTTAATATCACTGATGACACTAGAATAAGGTCTGCCCTGCCTACGATAAACTATGCAATAGATGAGGGAGCAAAAATAATTCTGGCGTCACACCTTGGCAGGCCAAAGGGTAAAAGGAATCCGGCGTTGACTCTCGCCACTGTAGTCAAACGCCTGCAAAGGCTTCTTAACAAGGATGTGATGTTTCTGGATGATTGTTTAGGCACCGAGGTTGAGAACGCCATTAACAACATGGAACCAGGGGATGTCGTGCTTTTAGAGAACCTGAGATTTTATCCTGGTGAAGAGGGCAAAGACGATGAGTTTGCAAAAAAACTTGCAGCACTTGCGGACGTATATGTTAACGACGCATTTGGTACAAGCCACAGGAGTCATTCCTCAGTTGTAGGGATAACCAAATATGTACGGCCTGCAGTGGCCGGGTTTCTGGTGAAGAAGGAGATTGAGTATGTAGATGGTGTAATGGCCAATCCAGCACGACCATTTGTCGCTATTTTAGGCGGGGCTAAGGTGTCCGGAAAGCTCGGAATGATAGATAACCTTGGTAAGAAGGTGGACAAGGTAATTATTGGCGGAGGGATGGCGTTTACATTCCTGAAGGCTATGGGATATGAGGTTGGAAATTCTCTTGTGGAACCTGATATGCTTGATATATCAATCAAAATCTATAATTCAGCACGTGAGCGCGGCATCAAGTTCTATCTCCCTGTTGATTGCGTTGTTGCGCCAAATCTTGAACCCGGGTCAGAAACCATGATCGTCCCTGTTCAGGAGATTCCTAAAGACTGGAAGGCGCTTGACATCGGTCCTGCCTCTGTCAAATTATTTACGGAGGCAATTGCAAATGCGAGGACTATATTATGGAATGGCCCAATGGGAGTATTTGAGATAGATGCCTTTTCGCGGGGTACATTTGCTGTTGCGCATGCAATTGCAGAATCTTATGCCCTGACAATTGTAGGAGGCGGTGATACGGCCAATGCAGTTGATAAGGCAAGGGAGTCTGAGAACATGTCTTTCATTTCTACAGGAGGCGGTGCAGTACTTCAAATGCTGGAGGGAAAACCCCTGCCAGGCATTATGGCACTTGATGATAAGGATGCAGTTATCTGA
- a CDS encoding Ig-like domain-containing protein, producing MRLNNSFIFDKSLILRILFLISPCLILFSVSCATVDPGLYNDGPYIVSTYPSSGDFNISRHTDISIRFSEAMDPATENGFDLLAQGVRIDGSLRWLDSNTVLVFRPYSPLSVNTFYQCIVKQGQSREGAYLVGVPYVWMFTTGN from the coding sequence ATGAGATTGAATAATTCGTTTATATTTGACAAGAGTCTGATATTAAGGATACTATTTCTTATATCACCTTGTCTGATTTTATTTTCAGTAAGCTGCGCAACGGTTGATCCGGGTCTTTATAATGATGGGCCGTATATAGTTTCTACCTACCCTTCATCTGGCGACTTTAATATATCAAGACATACTGATATCAGCATTAGATTCAGTGAGGCAATGGATCCTGCTACCGAGAATGGCTTTGATTTATTGGCCCAGGGGGTCAGGATTGACGGGTCATTGAGGTGGCTTGATTCAAATACGGTACTTGTATTCAGACCATATAGCCCTTTAAGCGTAAATACCTTTTATCAGTGCATTGTCAAACAGGGACAGTCAAGGGAAGGTGCTTATCTTGTCGGGGTACCGTATGTGTGGATGTTCACAACAGGGAATTGA
- the gap gene encoding type I glyceraldehyde-3-phosphate dehydrogenase: protein MSVKIGINGFGRIGRNFFRIVFNNPEIEIAAINDLTDANTLAHLLKYDSVFGILNADVSAKDGTLIVNGREIKILAERDPLKLPWGDLGVDIVVESTGLFTKREDAEKHLKGGAKKVIISAPAKNPDVTIVLGVNENKYNAKSHRIISNASCTTNCLAPVAKVLLNSFGIKRGLMTTIHSYTNDQKLLDLPHKDLRRARAAAVSLIPTSTGAARAISLVLPELEGRLDGMAVRVPTTNVSMVDLVVETEKDTDESKVNSALKRAASGKLKGYLEYTDLPLVSIDFKGNDHSSIVDGSLTKVMDKRMVKVIAWYDNEWGYSSRIKDLILFMSKKGIK from the coding sequence ATGTCTGTAAAAATAGGTATAAACGGTTTCGGCAGGATAGGGAGAAACTTTTTTCGCATTGTGTTTAACAATCCGGAAATTGAGATCGCTGCCATCAATGACCTGACTGACGCAAATACGCTGGCGCATCTGCTCAAATACGATTCTGTATTTGGTATACTCAATGCTGATGTCTCTGCAAAAGATGGCACCCTTATTGTAAATGGACGTGAGATTAAAATTCTGGCAGAACGAGACCCTCTGAAATTACCATGGGGCGATCTGGGTGTAGATATAGTAGTTGAGTCAACCGGTCTTTTTACCAAGAGGGAAGATGCGGAGAAGCATCTTAAGGGTGGAGCCAAAAAGGTTATAATATCTGCCCCTGCAAAGAATCCTGATGTTACGATTGTGCTTGGGGTTAATGAAAACAAATATAACGCTAAGAGTCACAGGATAATATCCAATGCCTCGTGCACGACAAACTGTCTTGCACCTGTGGCTAAAGTCCTGCTCAATAGTTTTGGCATTAAACGGGGTCTCATGACTACAATACATTCTTACACAAATGATCAGAAGCTTCTTGACCTGCCGCATAAGGACCTTCGCAGGGCAAGGGCCGCAGCGGTTTCATTGATTCCTACGTCAACTGGGGCAGCAAGGGCAATTTCACTGGTCCTTCCTGAGCTTGAGGGACGGCTGGATGGAATGGCTGTCAGAGTTCCAACTACAAATGTCTCTATGGTTGATTTGGTCGTTGAAACGGAAAAAGACACGGACGAGTCGAAGGTGAATTCAGCGCTGAAGCGGGCTGCTTCAGGTAAATTAAAGGGCTACCTTGAGTACACAGACTTACCGCTTGTTTCCATAGATTTTAAGGGTAATGATCATTCGTCCATAGTTGACGGGTCACTGACAAAGGTTATGGACAAAAGGATGGTGAAGGTCATTGCCTGGTACGACAATGAGTGGGGATATTCTTCAAGGATAAAGGACCTTATACTCTTCATGAGCAAGAAGGGCATTAAATGA
- the queA gene encoding tRNA preQ1(34) S-adenosylmethionine ribosyltransferase-isomerase QueA codes for MSDLSDYDYPFDPSLIAQHPVSVRDQSGLLVLNRSDSVIEHRRFFNIVDYVREGDILVLNNTKVMPCRIVGEREGTGGRVELLLIKKHDDQTWRSISDKKLREGVRIKFSDNCCGEVTGTANSNYIVKFHYTSEGESIISEIGQMPVPPYIKRKSCEQDMERYQTVYAAEDGAIAAPTAGLHFTEDLIGRLNRKGVSTVYLTLHVGIGTFKPVKSENIEHHQMEYEEVNIPEAVVERILQTKENGGRVIAVGTTSVRALEHAAFSGVLHPAKGETGLFIYPGFKFNIVDAMITNFHLPKSTLLMLVMAFAGRGNILKSYAEAVARKYRFYSYGDAMFII; via the coding sequence ATGTCTGACTTAAGTGATTATGATTATCCTTTTGACCCTTCGCTTATTGCCCAACATCCGGTTTCAGTGAGGGATCAGTCCGGACTTCTTGTCCTAAACAGATCTGACTCTGTAATTGAACATAGAAGATTTTTCAACATTGTTGACTATGTCAGGGAAGGTGATATCTTAGTCCTGAACAATACAAAGGTGATGCCATGCAGGATTGTTGGTGAAAGAGAGGGCACAGGAGGACGTGTAGAACTTCTTCTGATTAAAAAACATGATGATCAGACATGGAGATCAATATCAGATAAGAAACTTAGAGAAGGGGTCAGGATTAAGTTTTCAGATAATTGCTGCGGAGAGGTGACAGGTACTGCAAATTCGAATTACATCGTGAAATTTCATTATACTTCTGAAGGGGAAAGTATTATTTCCGAGATTGGTCAAATGCCTGTTCCGCCATATATAAAAAGGAAATCATGTGAGCAAGACATGGAACGATATCAAACTGTATATGCTGCTGAGGACGGAGCAATAGCGGCGCCAACTGCAGGACTGCACTTTACTGAGGATCTCATCGGGAGATTGAATAGAAAGGGTGTCAGTACAGTTTATTTAACACTTCATGTCGGTATTGGCACCTTCAAACCAGTTAAATCAGAGAATATAGAACACCATCAGATGGAATACGAAGAGGTGAATATTCCTGAGGCTGTAGTGGAGCGTATTTTACAGACGAAGGAAAACGGCGGACGCGTTATTGCGGTTGGGACGACTTCTGTCAGGGCCCTTGAACATGCTGCTTTCAGTGGTGTGCTGCATCCTGCAAAGGGTGAAACAGGGCTTTTTATTTATCCGGGCTTTAAGTTTAATATTGTAGATGCTATGATAACTAACTTCCATCTTCCCAAGTCAACACTCCTGATGCTTGTTATGGCATTTGCAGGCAGGGGAAATATACTCAAATCCTATGCAGAGGCTGTTGCAAGGAAGTACAGATTCTACAGTTATGGCGATGCTATGTTTATCATATGA
- a CDS encoding YifB family Mg chelatase-like AAA ATPase → MLSRVLSSMITGVDASIVEVEVDLVFGLPIFTIVGLPDTAVRESRERVKSALRNAGFKLPPKKITVNLAPANLRKEGALYDLPVAVAILCAEGLVKSESVKDYMFIGELSLYGRTKPIRGALSIAIAARNAGLKGLFIPEENAAEAAMIGGINIYGVETLQQVIKLLEEMDLSKSYKIDSPIVFKMSPEFDIDMSEIRGQEQAKRALEVAAAGGHNLLMVGPPGSGKSMLAKRLPTILPDISFEETIETTRIHSLAGILPQDEPVITSRPFRHTHHTISYAGIAGGGSTPRPGEISLAHNGVLFLDEIPEYRRDVLEVLRQPMEDRCITISRAGHTVKYPARFMLVGAMNPCPCGYFSSTVRNCVCTPHQIQRYRGRISGPLMDRIDIHVNLPPVSSTDLRTAVKGETSAEIRRRVNLTREYQRARYSGDNGIFCSSDLKESNLSKYCRMSKESNNLIEHAMDRLGMSVRGYGKILKVARTIADLELREEILPQDVSEAIGYRMLDRISLR, encoded by the coding sequence ATGTTGTCACGTGTATTAAGCAGTATGATTACGGGTGTTGATGCCTCAATAGTTGAGGTTGAAGTAGATCTTGTATTTGGTCTCCCTATTTTTACAATTGTTGGTCTGCCGGATACCGCCGTACGTGAGAGCAGGGAGAGAGTCAAGTCTGCCCTGAGAAATGCCGGCTTCAAACTTCCTCCCAAGAAGATAACTGTGAATCTTGCACCTGCTAATCTAAGGAAGGAAGGCGCACTTTATGATCTTCCCGTAGCAGTAGCAATATTATGCGCAGAGGGATTGGTTAAAAGCGAGTCTGTTAAAGACTATATGTTTATTGGGGAACTATCCTTATATGGCAGGACCAAGCCGATTCGGGGGGCCTTATCCATTGCAATAGCTGCAAGAAACGCAGGATTGAAGGGGCTGTTTATTCCTGAGGAAAATGCGGCAGAGGCCGCAATGATAGGCGGAATAAATATTTATGGAGTTGAAACTCTTCAGCAGGTTATCAAATTGCTTGAAGAAATGGATTTATCTAAGTCGTATAAAATAGATTCTCCAATAGTTTTTAAGATGAGCCCTGAATTTGATATTGATATGTCAGAGATAAGGGGGCAGGAACAGGCGAAGAGGGCATTGGAGGTTGCTGCAGCAGGAGGGCATAATCTTCTTATGGTCGGCCCGCCAGGCTCAGGAAAGAGCATGCTTGCAAAGAGACTTCCTACTATACTTCCGGATATCAGTTTTGAAGAAACTATTGAGACGACAAGGATTCACAGTCTTGCCGGAATTCTGCCTCAGGATGAACCGGTTATAACTTCACGGCCCTTCAGGCATACACACCATACCATATCATATGCAGGTATAGCTGGCGGCGGAAGCACACCTCGTCCCGGTGAGATTAGTCTTGCCCATAACGGTGTTTTATTCCTGGATGAGATTCCGGAATACAGGAGAGATGTCCTGGAGGTCTTAAGGCAACCAATGGAGGACAGGTGCATTACCATTTCACGGGCAGGGCACACAGTCAAGTATCCTGCACGTTTTATGCTTGTCGGCGCAATGAATCCCTGTCCATGTGGTTACTTTTCATCTACTGTCAGAAACTGCGTCTGTACTCCACACCAGATACAACGGTATCGCGGGAGGATATCAGGCCCTTTGATGGACAGGATAGATATACATGTCAACCTTCCGCCGGTGTCATCAACCGACTTAAGGACCGCTGTAAAAGGTGAGACCTCTGCTGAGATCAGGAGACGGGTAAACTTGACCAGAGAGTACCAGAGAGCAAGATACAGCGGCGATAATGGTATATTTTGCAGCTCAGATCTGAAAGAATCAAACCTAAGCAAATATTGCCGTATGAGTAAAGAATCAAATAATCTGATTGAGCATGCCATGGACAGACTGGGAATGAGTGTAAGGGGATATGGCAAGATATTAAAGGTTGCGCGGACTATAGCTGACCTCGAATTAAGGGAAGAAATATTGCCGCAGGATGTATCAGAGGCTATAGGGTATAGAATGCTGGACAGGATCAGTTTACGCTGA